TTCTGCGGGATTACCAGCGCAGTTTTCCGGAGGGCAAAGAACTCATTCTGATCAATGATCTCGATCACGACATGTGCAACAAAGGACCGCATGAGAATTTCCACCACATTTTCCGCACACTGGAGAACTATGCACAGGACGATGCCGACTGTTATTTTTTCTGCGACCAGGATGATGTCTGGGCACCGGAAAAGATAACCCGCGCCGTCAGACAGATGGACCGCTATCCTGCGGACACCCCGGTTCTCTATATTCATAACTATTATGTATGCGACGGTGAGCTGAATGTACAGCACACGCTGCCGGGCAGGCCTTCCGTCAGCCCACAGCAGATGAAAGAAATCAGTCTGGCAAAAGTCATTATGACAGGCACCTGGGCTGGCATGGGCATGGCACAGGGATTTAACCTGGCTTTGAAAAAACTGGCGTTTGACAGCGGTCCCCTCACCCCCTCGGTAGCAGTCGACTGCTGGATCTCCTGGGTCGTCGCCGGAATGAACGGCGCGCTCATCTACGACAGAAAACCGCTCGCGCATTACAGGCGGCACACCGGCACATTCAGCTCCGGCAACGCCGGCGGTCTGAAACGTTACCATGACTGGTATCGGCATATGAACCGCCATTGCGCCAATATTGTCAACGGCATTCACGATTATCATCTGCTCTACGCCGACCAGATGACGCCCCCGCGCAGACAATTTCTGGAACTGTACGACAGTAAACAAAACCTTCGCAAATGCTGTTATCCCCGGCGTCTCCGCGACAGCCTGGTGGCAGAGCTGGCACTGCGAGTACTGGCGCTGATTGGGAAAATATAAGAGATACGGGCTGCCAATGGTCTAAGTCATGGAGAATGACACACTTATGC
The sequence above is a segment of the Lachnospiraceae bacterium JLR.KK008 genome. Coding sequences within it:
- a CDS encoding glycosyltransferase, which translates into the protein MKRVIITMPVYNGEAYLPALLDSIAAQTYPALRLYVRDDGSTDASVRILRDYQRSFPEGKELILINDLDHDMCNKGPHENFHHIFRTLENYAQDDADCYFFCDQDDVWAPEKITRAVRQMDRYPADTPVLYIHNYYVCDGELNVQHTLPGRPSVSPQQMKEISLAKVIMTGTWAGMGMAQGFNLALKKLAFDSGPLTPSVAVDCWISWVVAGMNGALIYDRKPLAHYRRHTGTFSSGNAGGLKRYHDWYRHMNRHCANIVNGIHDYHLLYADQMTPPRRQFLELYDSKQNLRKCCYPRRLRDSLVAELALRVLALIGKI